TTCAACGACGCGTACATGTTCAAGTTCAGCCCGCGCGAGGGCACGCCCGCGACGCGGTTGCCGGACGAAGTGCCGGAGGCGGAGAAAAAGGCGCGGCTGGCGGAGCTTATCGCGCTGCAGCACGAGATCGGCCGGGAGGAGAACCGCAAGTACGTCGGACGGAAGTACCGCGGACTCGTCGAGGATGTAGGGGCGGGCGGCGGCTCGCGCAAACCAACCGCGATCGTCCGGCTGCCGATAAACAAGCCCGCGGTCGTCGCGGACGCTCCCGATGATTTGGCCGTGGGCGATTGGGTGGACGTAGAAGTCACGAACGTGCGCAACTCGACGTTCGACGCGGAGTTTGTTTGAGCCGCAAGCGAAATTTCACCACCATTGGAGAGCCGCAATGAAACCCGAAACCCGCGTCAAGAAGCTCAACGAAAAGATGGAGAAGCTGCACGCAGAAATCGCCGAGGCGTACAAGCAGCTCTCCGGCACGCCGGTGCAGGACTATGCGCTTACCGACCGGAACGGAAAAAAGGTTAGGCTCTCGAAGCTGTTCGGCAAGCATGACAAGCTGGCGCTGGTGCACAATATGGGAAGGCAGTGCCCGTACTGCACGATGTGGGCGGACGGGTTCAACTCGCTGTATCACTATGTCGAGCGGCGGGCTGCGTTCGTCGTCGTCAGCCCCGATCCGCCGGAAATCCAGAAAGCGTTCGCCGAAAAGCGCGGGTGGAAGTTCAAGATGCTCTCCGCGCATGGCACGACGCTGTTCAAGGATTTGGGTTTCGAGTTCGAGGGCAAGCCGTGGCCCGGTTTGAGCACTCTCTACAAGGGAAAGGACGGCGGGATAATGCGCCACGCGTTCAAATACTTCGGCCCCGGCGACGGGTTCTGCAGCGTGTGGAGCTTCTACGAAATGCTGCCGGAATAAAGATAATAAGCCTTGAATTTCAGGCAGCATTCTAATCTTGGCCAAGTATAATCCCCACAGTGGCCGCGCCCGATTGCCGCAAGATCGAATCCGAGCTTGTCCGCGCGCTTTCCCGCGACCGCTTTTGTTGACCGGTTCGGGGTATAATTGAAGCGATGAAGCTTCTCGTTACCATTGAAACCGACGAAGTCGGCTGGATCGTGGCCGAGTGTCCAGCGCTGCCGGGATGCGTTTCCCAGGGCCGCACTCGCGAAGAGGCGCTCGCCAATATTCAGGACGCCATAAAATTGAGCATTAAGTCCCGAAAGGAACTTGGACTGCCCCTTCCCCCTGAAACGGACGCCATCGAGGTTGCTATTTAGGTGGCGCAACTTCCCATTGTCAGCGGGAAAGCCGCTGTAGCAGCTTTTGTTCGCCTTGGCTGGAATATACATCGCCGCGAAAGCACACATATAAGTCTTGTTAAAAAAGGTTAGTCGGTTCTGCTCGCCGTTCCGGATCACAAGGAAGTTCGCAAAGGGACGCTTCGTACTTTAATTCGACTGGCCGGAATTTCGGTTGATGAATTTCTAGAAGCACTTGGGAAGAAGTAAA
This window of the bacterium genome carries:
- a CDS encoding DUF899 family protein produces the protein MKPETRVKKLNEKMEKLHAEIAEAYKQLSGTPVQDYALTDRNGKKVRLSKLFGKHDKLALVHNMGRQCPYCTMWADGFNSLYHYVERRAAFVVVSPDPPEIQKAFAEKRGWKFKMLSAHGTTLFKDLGFEFEGKPWPGLSTLYKGKDGGIMRHAFKYFGPGDGFCSVWSFYEMLPE
- a CDS encoding type II toxin-antitoxin system HicB family antitoxin, with the translated sequence MKLLVTIETDEVGWIVAECPALPGCVSQGRTREEALANIQDAIKLSIKSRKELGLPLPPETDAIEVAI